A window of the Acidobacteriota bacterium genome harbors these coding sequences:
- the hemH gene encoding ferrochelatase, whose protein sequence is MPKFVDEPGFDHSEMPAVGVLLANLGTPQAPTAKALRPYLRQFLSDPRVIEVPRVLWWIILNLFVLTTRPKASAEAYASVWADEGSPLYVIAKKQTAAIEKILQAEVGTPIHVALGMRYGQPAIAKALAELREKGCRRILFLPLYPHYSATTTASTFDALAAELMTWRRVPELRSVFGYHDEPAYIRALADSIREVWTRDGEPDKLLFSYHGIPLRYFKNGDPYHCLCHKTSRLVAEELGLDRDRYVVCFQSRFGREEWLQPYTDKTVEALARAEIGRLDVVSPAFSADCLETLEELEELNREFWVEAGGKTEDYRYLPCLNDRPDHVRFLSDLVLRNLQGWIQTPAEWDRPVIEAEIAISRQRAEEMAAAGVEEDAGYGVPARSGES, encoded by the coding sequence ATGCCGAAGTTCGTGGATGAGCCGGGTTTCGACCATTCCGAGATGCCCGCTGTCGGCGTCTTGCTGGCCAATCTGGGAACGCCCCAGGCTCCCACTGCCAAGGCATTGCGCCCCTACCTGCGCCAGTTCTTGTCCGATCCACGGGTGATCGAGGTTCCGAGGGTGCTGTGGTGGATCATCCTCAACCTGTTCGTGCTCACCACCCGGCCCAAGGCGTCGGCCGAGGCCTATGCGTCGGTGTGGGCCGACGAGGGCTCGCCCCTCTATGTCATCGCCAAGAAGCAGACGGCGGCGATCGAGAAGATTCTGCAAGCCGAGGTCGGCACGCCGATTCACGTCGCTCTCGGCATGCGCTACGGCCAGCCGGCGATCGCCAAGGCGCTGGCGGAGCTGCGCGAAAAGGGCTGTCGGCGCATTCTCTTCCTGCCGCTTTATCCGCACTACTCGGCCACCACCACCGCCTCCACCTTCGATGCCCTGGCGGCGGAGCTGATGACCTGGCGGCGGGTGCCGGAGCTGCGCAGCGTCTTCGGCTATCACGACGAGCCGGCCTATATTCGAGCGCTGGCCGACTCGATCCGCGAGGTGTGGACGAGAGACGGCGAGCCCGACAAGTTGCTCTTCTCCTACCACGGCATCCCGCTGCGCTACTTCAAGAACGGCGATCCCTACCATTGCCTGTGCCACAAGACCTCGCGCCTGGTGGCCGAGGAGCTCGGCCTCGACCGCGATCGCTATGTCGTCTGTTTCCAGTCGCGCTTCGGCCGCGAGGAGTGGCTCCAGCCCTACACCGACAAGACCGTCGAGGCGCTGGCGAGAGCCGAGATCGGCCGCCTCGACGTGGTCAGTCCGGCCTTCTCCGCCGACTGCCTCGAGACCCTTGAAGAGCTCGAAGAGCTCAACCGCGAGTTCTGGGTCGAAGCCGGCGGCAAGACCGAGGACTACCGCTACCTTCCTTGCCTCAACGATCGCCCGGATCACGTCCGCTTCCTGAGCGATCTCGTCCTGCGCAACCTCCAGGGCTGGATCCAGACCCCTGCGGAATGGGATCGCCCGGTCATCGAGGCCGAGATTGCGATCAGTCGCCAGCGCGCCGAAGAGATGGCCGCGGCGGGGGTGGAGGAAGATGCGGGGTACGGAGTGCCAGCGCGGTCAGGGGAAAGCTAG
- a CDS encoding leucine-rich repeat domain-containing protein: MVKERPVRHYRPHSAPQAPPIADPRAEDFVNPFRHRRFLRYFRDVEEWHGYIRFVSLPQYQDDIDIRSERLFVEPELCSRHLAPEELATSKLERHKLLNEVVAHPRLVLLGDPGSGKSTLVSWIARCLAGPESNAWVQNLGPLLPIPIVLRELRLTAKVTWESLWSSFLNQPVAKALGPLGAEVQEFLDRGQAYFLLDGLDELAGDATREALRRAALEGMARYPACRWLLTSRAVGYDSVPFHQVSWTVRGDEELAGEDLAKDPPRRPHQLEITQPSVEALGPESHQPVATLRYLSPFSDRAVQTFARLWFDQRTQANAASRASAESLWKALCERPNLLAIARVPNLLTLIALIFRKELDLPDGRPRLYDKIAEAYLETIDTFYNLSRQPFSIEQKKRWLGRVGFEMQRLRGTAAEDENDPGGILLEKAQVLDWLVDEMHASGLDDAERVADAFLDYIGRRSGLLLPRGKGVYAFSHLSFQEYFAAVHLLRFVTLPDWPIEAREPSTHLSRKLASYPDQIAWLETLSLLIGMLADNEAWRKLLLDFFFGLSFEAVRTAKDRQSEVRAQLLAEVSTDVHSGFSRSLREEAWAACWERELKLQEAEFFMIPESRAIDLLIAKAAVFDNSPWNGLASDTSLEKANLGRTQTQDASPLQNLTNLKTLDLSATLIQDASPLQNLTNLKILYLSETRIQDASPLQNLTNLEFLTLDGTQIQDASPLQNLTNLKNLYLDETQIQDASPLQNLTNLEFLTLNGTQIQDTSPLQNLANLKNLYLDGTQTQDASPLQNLTNLKILYLDENSSEEAS; the protein is encoded by the coding sequence ATGGTGAAAGAACGGCCCGTGCGGCACTATCGCCCTCACTCGGCCCCCCAGGCACCGCCGATCGCGGATCCTCGCGCGGAAGATTTCGTCAATCCCTTCCGGCACCGGCGTTTCCTCCGATATTTCCGCGATGTCGAGGAATGGCACGGCTACATTCGCTTCGTCAGCTTGCCGCAGTACCAGGACGACATCGACATTCGCTCCGAGCGCCTGTTCGTCGAGCCGGAGCTGTGCTCCCGCCACCTGGCGCCAGAGGAGCTGGCGACCTCGAAGCTCGAGCGCCACAAGCTTCTCAATGAGGTCGTCGCCCATCCTCGCTTGGTGCTGCTGGGCGATCCGGGGAGTGGCAAGTCCACCTTGGTGAGCTGGATCGCGCGCTGCCTCGCCGGGCCGGAGAGCAATGCCTGGGTCCAGAACCTCGGTCCCCTGCTGCCCATCCCGATCGTGCTGCGCGAGCTGCGGCTGACGGCAAAGGTCACCTGGGAGTCTCTTTGGAGCTCCTTTCTGAACCAGCCGGTGGCCAAGGCTCTTGGCCCTCTCGGCGCAGAGGTGCAGGAATTTCTCGACCGGGGCCAAGCGTACTTTCTTCTCGACGGCCTCGACGAACTCGCCGGCGACGCCACCCGCGAGGCGCTGCGCCGAGCCGCCCTCGAAGGAATGGCGCGTTACCCCGCTTGCCGCTGGCTGCTGACCTCGCGGGCGGTGGGCTACGACAGCGTGCCCTTCCACCAGGTCTCATGGACCGTGAGGGGGGACGAAGAGCTCGCCGGCGAAGACCTGGCCAAGGATCCGCCACGCAGGCCTCATCAGCTCGAAATCACTCAGCCCTCGGTCGAGGCGCTCGGACCAGAGTCGCACCAACCGGTGGCCACCTTGCGCTACCTGAGCCCGTTCTCGGATCGCGCCGTTCAGACCTTTGCTCGACTCTGGTTCGACCAGCGGACTCAAGCCAACGCCGCCTCCCGCGCTTCCGCCGAAAGCCTCTGGAAGGCCCTATGCGAGCGGCCCAACCTTTTGGCGATCGCCCGGGTCCCCAACCTACTGACTCTGATTGCACTGATCTTTCGCAAAGAGCTCGACCTGCCCGACGGCCGCCCGCGCCTCTACGACAAGATCGCCGAGGCCTACCTCGAGACCATCGACACCTTCTACAATCTTTCCCGACAGCCGTTCTCGATCGAGCAGAAGAAACGCTGGCTCGGCCGGGTGGGTTTCGAGATGCAGCGCCTGCGCGGCACCGCCGCGGAAGACGAAAACGATCCCGGTGGCATTCTGCTCGAGAAAGCCCAGGTGCTCGACTGGCTAGTCGATGAGATGCACGCCTCCGGACTCGACGATGCCGAGAGGGTGGCCGACGCCTTCCTCGACTACATCGGCCGGCGCAGCGGCCTGCTACTGCCGCGAGGCAAGGGCGTCTACGCCTTCAGTCACCTCTCCTTCCAGGAGTACTTTGCCGCGGTCCATCTGCTGCGCTTTGTGACCCTGCCCGACTGGCCCATCGAAGCTCGAGAGCCTTCGACCCACCTATCTCGGAAGCTCGCCTCCTATCCCGACCAGATCGCCTGGCTCGAAACCCTGTCTCTCTTGATCGGCATGCTGGCCGACAACGAAGCCTGGCGCAAGCTGCTTCTCGATTTCTTCTTCGGCCTGAGCTTCGAGGCCGTTCGAACGGCAAAGGACCGTCAGAGCGAAGTGCGCGCACAACTTCTCGCCGAAGTCTCCACCGACGTGCATTCGGGGTTTTCGCGATCGCTTCGCGAAGAAGCCTGGGCTGCCTGCTGGGAACGGGAGCTCAAGCTTCAAGAAGCTGAATTCTTCATGATTCCGGAATCTCGAGCTATCGACTTGCTGATCGCAAAGGCGGCCGTATTCGACAACTCGCCCTGGAATGGACTCGCCTCAGACACCTCCCTCGAAAAGGCAAACCTCGGCAGAACCCAGACCCAAGACGCGTCACCACTGCAAAACCTTACCAACCTGAAAACCCTCGACCTCAGTGCAACCCTGATCCAAGACGCGTCACCACTGCAAAATCTTACCAACCTGAAAATCCTCTACCTCAGTGAAACCCGGATCCAAGACGCGTCACCACTGCAAAACCTTACCAACCTGGAATTCCTCACCCTCGACGGAACCCAGATCCAAGACGCGTCACCACTGCAAAACCTTACCAACCTGAAAAACCTCTACCTCGACGAAACCCAGATCCAAGACGCGTCACCACTGCAAAACCTTACCAACCTGGAATTCCTCACCCTCAACGGAACCCAGATCCAAGACACGTCACCACTGCAAAACCTTGCCAACCTGAAAAACCTCTACCTCGACGGAACCCAGACCCAAGACGCGTCACCACTGCAAAACCTTACCAACCTGAAAATCCTCTACCTCGACGAAAACTCCTCAGAGGAAGCCAGCTAG
- a CDS encoding P-loop NTPase fold protein, whose translation MSFLHNDEPILFGGPSAWRLVSEIGHAVADCAPPQVFGIHGNWGVGKTSFLHGLHWYLTGNCPQQPDHEVKAAKAELEEARLASPDLSLDEPGITFQKAVTVVWFEAWRYQHEEVPIVPLLHEMRAHLSWTAKARRKAANLGSTAVRSALLALEDITKMIGIQASKIQEAGEQWERENLAVKLPSHVAREQLEAAVGALLGRHQGKPRRLVILVDDLDRCEPEMAYRFLEGIKIYLNLPSCVFVLGMNQQIIEEAIAPHLSFVKPGEDGKAKPAHRHKAHEYIEKICQNIWHLPLVARPHEMLRDLLEKAGEEAEIIDPLCAVVQHYGCLPPIPRRIKAFANLIGRRRGHLKQVHATAQQEPIATSLPSSVEPWAAITIAFAYLYTYHQVLYRILRDQKRFFYSQLLSWCENPAEPPTPEGEKATGSRDDPPEVLRGLQPTHERLVVDPSAPTPRLDWQPCIADPAAFNLFRIQRLLFEIGDLDEAVIEALLD comes from the coding sequence ATGAGCTTTCTTCACAACGACGAGCCGATCCTCTTCGGAGGGCCGAGCGCCTGGCGCCTGGTCTCCGAGATCGGCCATGCGGTCGCAGACTGCGCGCCGCCCCAGGTGTTCGGCATCCACGGCAACTGGGGCGTCGGCAAGACCAGCTTCCTCCACGGCCTCCACTGGTACCTGACGGGAAACTGCCCACAACAGCCAGACCACGAGGTCAAGGCAGCGAAGGCTGAACTGGAGGAGGCGCGCCTCGCCAGCCCTGATCTCAGCCTCGACGAGCCAGGAATCACCTTCCAGAAGGCGGTCACGGTGGTGTGGTTCGAAGCCTGGCGGTATCAGCACGAAGAGGTACCGATCGTGCCGCTGCTTCATGAGATGCGGGCCCACCTATCGTGGACCGCCAAGGCCCGCCGCAAGGCAGCCAATCTCGGGTCGACAGCGGTACGCAGTGCCTTGCTGGCGCTCGAGGACATCACGAAGATGATCGGCATCCAGGCCTCCAAGATCCAAGAGGCCGGGGAGCAATGGGAGCGCGAGAATCTGGCCGTGAAGCTCCCCTCCCACGTCGCCCGAGAGCAGCTCGAGGCGGCGGTTGGCGCTCTGCTCGGCCGCCACCAGGGAAAACCGCGGCGCCTGGTCATCCTGGTCGACGACCTCGACCGCTGTGAGCCGGAGATGGCCTACCGCTTCCTCGAAGGAATCAAGATCTACCTCAACCTGCCGAGCTGCGTTTTCGTCCTCGGCATGAACCAACAGATCATCGAGGAGGCCATCGCACCCCACCTGAGCTTCGTCAAGCCGGGAGAAGACGGAAAGGCGAAGCCGGCGCACCGCCACAAAGCCCACGAGTACATCGAGAAGATCTGCCAAAATATCTGGCACCTACCGCTGGTGGCCCGGCCCCACGAAATGTTGCGCGATCTCCTCGAAAAAGCAGGAGAGGAAGCCGAGATCATCGACCCCCTCTGCGCGGTGGTCCAGCACTACGGCTGCTTGCCACCGATTCCCCGACGCATCAAGGCCTTTGCCAACCTCATCGGGCGGCGAAGGGGGCACCTGAAGCAAGTGCACGCAACAGCGCAGCAGGAGCCCATCGCAACCAGTCTCCCATCCAGCGTCGAGCCCTGGGCGGCGATCACCATCGCCTTCGCCTACCTCTACACCTACCACCAAGTGCTCTACCGCATCCTGCGCGATCAAAAGCGGTTCTTCTACTCCCAGCTTCTCTCTTGGTGCGAGAACCCGGCGGAGCCACCGACTCCCGAGGGAGAAAAGGCGACCGGCAGCCGAGATGATCCGCCCGAGGTGCTGCGCGGTCTACAGCCGACCCACGAGCGCCTGGTCGTCGATCCCAGTGCCCCGACACCACGACTTGACTGGCAGCCTTGCATCGCCGACCCGGCGGCCTTCAACCTGTTCCGCATTCAGCGCTTGCTGTTCGAGATCGGCGACCTCGACGAAGCGGTCATCGAGGCCCTGCTCGATTGA